In Pseudomonas sp. ADAK18, a single window of DNA contains:
- a CDS encoding RnfH family protein, whose translation MAESLVEIEVVYADVDRQVLLALSVAPGSSLRAAVLGAGIAAQFPELDLMACPLGIFGKVVADADVRAVQAGDRIEIYRPLLADPKEVRRLRAAKAAKAKQQNS comes from the coding sequence ATGGCTGAGTCATTGGTCGAGATTGAGGTGGTGTATGCCGATGTGGATCGTCAGGTGCTGCTTGCGTTGTCCGTTGCTCCGGGCTCCAGCCTGAGGGCTGCGGTGCTGGGGGCGGGGATTGCTGCACAGTTTCCGGAACTGGATCTGATGGCTTGCCCTTTGGGGATCTTCGGCAAGGTTGTGGCAGATGCGGATGTCCGTGCGGTGCAAGCTGGAGATCGTATCGAGATTTACCGCCCATTGCTGGCTGATCCCAAGGAAGTTCGCCGACTACGTGCCGCCAAGGCTGCCAAGGCGAAGCAGCAGAACTCTTGA
- a CDS encoding type II toxin-antitoxin system RatA family toxin gives MTTHIQRSALLPYPAQALYDLVNDVARYPEFLPWCSSAEVLESSDEHMRASLAVAKGGLSQHFVTRNTLVPGQSIEMNLEEGPFTQLHGVWVFKRLNDKACKISLDLSFDYAGPIVRATLGPLFNQAANTLVDAFCQRAKQLHG, from the coding sequence ATGACGACGCATATTCAACGTTCGGCCCTGCTGCCCTATCCGGCGCAAGCGCTCTATGACTTGGTCAATGACGTGGCGCGTTATCCGGAATTCTTGCCTTGGTGTTCGTCTGCCGAGGTGCTGGAGAGCAGTGATGAGCACATGCGCGCCAGCCTGGCAGTGGCCAAGGGTGGGCTCAGTCAGCATTTCGTCACACGAAACACCTTGGTGCCAGGCCAATCGATCGAGATGAATCTGGAGGAGGGGCCGTTCACTCAGTTGCACGGTGTCTGGGTATTCAAGCGGCTGAATGACAAGGCCTGCAAGATCAGCCTGGATTTATCGTTTGATTATGCTGGACCTATTGTTCGTGCGACCCTCGGGCCGCTGTTCAATCAGGCGGCCAATACGCTGGTGGATGCGTTCTGTCAGCGGGCCAAGCAACTACATGGCTGA